The Saccharomyces eubayanus strain FM1318 chromosome XIII, whole genome shotgun sequence DNA segment AAATGATCTTGAACTGAAAAGTGGATGAACTATGCTTTAATAAACGGAAGGTAATTTGTATACATATGACAGTTGAAATTAAAGGCTTTCTGATCAAAATATCCCCATAGTACTACTCACCCTAGGAATTAACGGGAAGCTTTTATCTGTTCTAAAGCACACATACATCATactctttgaatttattaAGTAATGGTCAATTCGCCGAAAAGACCATCTGATGGCACTGAAGAACCAGCATCGAATAGACCTAAATATAATCACTCCGTTCCTGAGACAAAACCTGCATTTAATCTATCTCCAGGTAAAACTAGTAATTTACCGAATAGTTCCCCATCACCTACTCGAACAAAGCCATCTACAGATTCATCTGCCCCACGCAATAACGTAATGGGTAGAATGGAGGATTCATCacttccaaaaaatacacCACCTACCactaatttgaaaatggaaagtAATACAGATACgaaaaaaacatcatcaaGCCCTGTTGGTTTAGCCTtaccaaagaaagatgacaagaagaaaaacaaagctaCGGGTAAAGCAGATTCTAAGGACAGTACTGGCAAATCTGCTCTCTCAGGGCAAAATGCTCAGCAACACTCGGATCCAAATAAAATGCAagatgttcttttttctgcAGGTGTCGACATCAGAGAGGAAGAAGCTCTTTTAAATTCATCTATTAGCGCCTCTAAATCTCAAGTACAAATAAATAACGTAAGGGTTCCTAAACACTTACCATTTCTCCACCCCGAACAAGTTTCTACCTATATGAGGAAAGTTGGAAAAGAACAGAACTTTAACTTAACctttacaaaaaatccAGAAATTCTGAACATGATGTCAAGCGCGTGCGAAAACTATATGAAAGATATTCTAACAAACGCCATTGTGATCTCCCGACATAGAAGAAAGGCTGTGAAGATAAACTCTGGTAGAAGAAGTGAGGTTTCTATGGCTCTGAGAGCAGTTGCACTaatccaaaagaaagaagaagaaaggcgtgtaaaaaaaagaattgcGTTGGGCCTTGAAAAGGAGGATTATGAGAATAAGATTGACTCGGAAGAAACTTTACACAGAGCGTCAAATGTCACAGCCGGGCTAAGAGCAGGCAGTAAAAAACAATATGGATGGCTAACTTCGTCAGTGAATAAACCGACATCTCTAGGAGCGAAATC contains these protein-coding regions:
- the TAF4 gene encoding Taf4p: MVNSPKRPSDGTEEPASNRPKYNHSVPETKPAFNLSPGKTSNLPNSSPSPTRTKPSTDSSAPRNNVMGRMEDSSLPKNTPPTTNLKMESNTDTKKTSSSPVGLALPKKDDKKKNKATGKADSKDSTGKSALSGQNAQQHSDPNKMQDVLFSAGVDIREEEALLNSSISASKSQVQINNVRVPKHLPFLHPEQVSTYMRKVGKEQNFNLTFTKNPEILNMMSSACENYMKDILTNAIVISRHRRKAVKINSGRRSEVSMALRAVALIQKKEEERRVKKRIALGLEKEDYENKIDSEETLHRASNVTAGLRAGSKKQYGWLTSSVNKPTSLGAKSSGKVASDIAARGESGLKVREAREEPGIVMRDLLFALENRKNGVQTIISKGYAKIRD